The genomic region CACGCTGACGGGCCGCCCGGTCAGCGCCACCTGGCCGGCGTATCCGTCGCCGAGCCTTAACCGCAGGTGCCGGACGGCGTCGCTTCGGAAGCCGCGCGACGCGGCCCAGGTCAGCATCTGCGTGTCCGGATCGAGCAGCAGGACGGCGACGGCGTCGGCGTTGAGCTGCTGAGTGGCCTTGTCGAGCAGGACGTGCAGGATGACGCGCAGGTCGAGGCTGCCGCGCACGGCGCGGTCGATGTCGTTGAGGGCCTCGAGTTCGCGCGTGCGTCGTTCGGCGGCGTCGAAGAGCCGGGCGTTCTGAAGCGCCGCGGCGGCCTGGTGCGCGTAGGCGGTGAGGGAGTCCAGCCGCTCCGCCGTGAACCAGCCGGCCTGATCGCTGAAGATGGCCAGAAACCCGAACGGCTTCGACCGGCTGATCAGCGGGAGAAACGCCGCGCCGCGCATCCCGGCCGCGAGGGCCGCGGTCTCCCATGCCGCGTGTTCGGCGCGTCCGTCGAGGTCTTGCAGGACGATCGGGGAGTCGGCTTCGCGGAGCCGGCCGCACGTGACAGGGTCCGCCTGCCCGAAGTCGACCCGCCGCCCATCGACGGTGCGCAGAGCGTCCGCCTCGAAAGGATAGTGCGCCGCCATGGTCGCGCCACCATCGTCCTCCAGGTAGCCGAGCGCGACCATGCGGAGTCCGAACGACTCCGTACATGTCCGAACGATCTCACCGGCCAGCTGATCCTGGTCGAGCGTTCCGGCGAGGCGCTGCGCGCTGCCGTACAACGCAGTGAGCGTCGCCACGCGCTGGGCCAGGCTCTCCGCCAGTTCGGCGCGCCGGATCGCGATGCCGCCGATCTCGGCGATGCCTTCGAGGAGGCGCACGTCGTTCTCCGTGAAGTCCTGTCCGGCCGGTTCGCGGAGACGTACGGCCATCAGCGTTCCGATCGGCTCCTCTTGAGTCCGCAGCGGGACGATGGTCCGCGGCCCAAACGCCGCAAACTGCGGCCGGTCCATGTCTTCGCCGAGACGATCGGTCAGCATGTCGGCCGAGACGTGACTCTTGCCCGACCGGATGACGTGTTCCGAGTATGATCCCGCGGCCTCGAACTCCGGCGCGAGGTTGCCGAACGGCATGCCGGTCCAATGGACCCTCATGAATTTCCCGCGCTCGGCGTCGAGCAGGTTGAGCGTTACGTGCGCGGCCCCGAGGAGTTTCATCCCCTGCTCGACGATGATCGGATACATGTCCCGGGAGGTCTCGGCGGCGCGGAGGCGGACGCTGAGGTCGTGGATCCCGTCCCGCTCGGTCTGGCGCTGCTCCTGCTCCTCGATGGCCCGCTTCTGCGCGGTGATGTTTTCCATCGAACCTTCGAAGTACTGTACCGCGCCGCGGCCGTCACGCACGGCCCGGGCGCGGTCCCGGACCCAGACCACCGCGCCGTCCGCGCGGCGCAGACGGTACTCGATGCTCTCGACCCCGCCGTCCCGCTCCAGCGTCGACCTGAACCGGCGGCGGTCTTCCGGATCAGCGTAGAGATCCGCCCCGTCCACGCGAAGCGCCGTCTCGAGATCGGGGAAGCCCATGATGTCGAGCCCTGCCGGGTTGACCTGCAGGAAGCGGCCGTCGGCCGCGGCCCGGTACAATCCGACGGGAACGCGATCGACGAGGTTGCGGTAGCTCTGCTCGCTCGCCCGGAGCGCCGACTCGAACCGGACCCGGTCCGAGATGTCGACGACGGTGTTCATGACGGCGGGGCGGCGGTGATACTCGATGTTCCGGCCGTACACTTCCACCTCAACAACCGACCCGTCTTTGCGCAGAGCCCGGAACGAGTAGTGAACGGCGTCCTCTCCCTCCCGCAGCCGCTTGACGTTTTCGGAGACGAGGGCGCGATCGTCGGGATGCACGATGGGCAGGTCGGGACGGTCGAGCATTTCCTCGGGGTCGTAGCCGGCGATCTTCGCGAGCGCGTCGTTCACGTACACGAAGGCGCCCGACGCGACCACGCCGACACCGACGAGGGATTGCTCGACGAGCGCGCGGTACTGCGCCTGCGCGTCGTGGAGGGCGGTGGTGCGGCGTTCAAGCGCGGACGCCATCTCGTCGAACGTCGCGATCACGGGGCGAAGCTCGCCTCCCACGAAGGCGGAGCCCGCGCGGGCGGAGAGGTCGCCCGCGGCGAGGCGTTTGGCCGCCCTACTGAGCGAATCGAGGGGCTGCTGGACGTAGAGCGCGGCGCCCGCGAGCGCGAGCAGGACGGCGAACAATGTCACCAGGCCGACCCCGCCGACGCTTCTCAGAAACGCGTGCCGGACGTTGGCCACCATCGGCGCGATCGGAATGCCGACGCCGACGTAGCCGTCCGCGTACGCGGGCGCCGTGGACAGGCGCGTGATCCCGTACATCCGGCGTACGCCGTCCCATCCGACGCGTTCCGTCGTCACGGCGCCGTGCCGCAGCACCGCGCCGATCGCATCGCTGTACGAGATTTTCTCGCCGGGTCCACGCTGAAGATCCGGGTACCCGGCGAACAGAACGCCGTGCGCGTCGAACACGTCCAGCGTCGCGCCGGGCGGCAGCTGCAGCTTGGCGGCCAGATCGGTGAACCAGTTTAGATCAAGCGCGGCAAAGACGACATACTGCACGTCGCCGGCCGAGTCGAAGACCGGCACCGCGAAGTTCACCGACGGGACGCCCGTCAGGCGGCCGACCTGATACTCGCCGATCGCGAACGACCGGGCCGCCCTCGCGCGCTTGAAGTAGAGGCGGTCCGCGACATTCACGGGGCGGCGCACCGGCAGCGCGCTGCACACGACGTTGCCGTTCCGGTCGCTCACGCCGAGGTTGGTATACAGCGCACGCGCGCGCAGCTCGGCGCCCAGGGCCGCGCCGCACGCCTTCCAGTCACCGTTCCGAACCGCCGGCATCGAACCCAGCGCAAACAAGGTATCGCGCGTCTGCTGCACCACGTCGTCCTGGAAGAGCTCCGCCGCGCGGGACAGCCGCAGGGTCTCGCTGCTGATTTGTGCGAGCGCGGCCCGCTGGTCCATGAGGGCGGTATAGAAGGAAAGTCCGGAGGTCAGGACGACCGCGAGCACGACCACCAGTACGAGACGGAAAGACACCCGATGCCACAGGGGAAGCCGCTCGCGCGCGTCCGTAGACGGCGGGCGTCTTGCGCTGCGCGCTTCCTTTGAGCGCGAAGAAACCGTGCTCGACACCGATTGCCTCCCCCGCGGGCCGATCGTGAGCGACGTGCGCCGGCGCGCAGTACAGTTACACTGACACTTACGCAATCATTTGACGATACGCTTTCTATTCTATTTGTCGATACTCGTTCTACCCTAAGGGAACGGCACTAGACGGAGTCTACGGAGGCACCGGGAGGACCCAAGAGTCTGTAAGATCGTGTCACGCCAGGAAGCGTACAGGGGTTCGACGAAATCGGGGCAGAAGTTTCGCGAGAACGCCTACCATGATGGAGTTGAATAGGTTTACCGACGAAGACCTGCGATTCGTGGCCGAGACGGCGGGCGGCGGACGCGCCACCGCCGGTCCTCGTCCCGGGGGCGACGACGTGCTCCGGCGGCTTCGCGAGCGGCCCGATCTCCTCGACGTCATGCTCGAGGACGACCGCCTCGTCGATCGGCTTCGGGGAGACGAGCAGGCGTTGCTGCGGGTATCGCCGCCGCTGGTGTTCAGCGTGCTGCTGCGGCGCGTGGCGCGCGACCTCCACCACACGCCCTACACGGTCGAGCGGAACGCGGACGAGACCGTCGCGGTCTTCGACGCCGGCCGGGTGCGCCGGTTCATCGCCGAGCCGGCGATCTGGCGGTACCTCGTCTCGATGCTGACGTCGTTCGTCCGGAACGAGTCGGTCACCGTCCTCGTCCGGCGGCGCGGCCACTATGTGCGGCGGAGGTTCAATACCTCGAGCCTCGAGGACATGATCGCCCTCTCGGGGCTTGCCGATCAGCTGTCGTCACCGCTGGCGGACGACGCGGTGCCGTGGATCTTCCGGCGGATCGGCGACATCGCGCTCTTCCAGAGCGGGATCTTCCCGCGGTCGCTCGGATGGACGGTGCGGCCGGCGCGCGAACGCGCGGTCCCGCGAACGCTGGCGTCCTACGAGGAGCACGGCCGGCGGTTCTACCGCCTCGCGGCCACCCGGACGAGAGAGCTGGCCGGCCAGCGGGACGGCTCGGCGGCCCCGTCGTCCGCCGTGCCGCGGTCTCCATCCTCGGACGACGATCCGGGGCGCGTGCTGGAGGCGCTTTCCGAAGAATTTCACGCGGCACGGAAATCGCTGGAACTGCTCGCCGACCGCTACCTGCGCTGGAGCACGATCCGGCTGTTTCCCGGCTTCGAGTAGGCCAAACCGGCCGCGCGACCGGCACGGGTGACGCCGGCTATCCCGTCGGGACGTATCCCCGCGCTTTGTCCACCACGTTGAGCAGCGGCCTGCCCTCGTGCCACCGCCTGAAATTTTCGACGAAGAGTCCGGAGATGACGGCGGCCCATCCCTGAAAGTCGCCCGACATGTGCGGGGAGACGATGACGCCCGGTAGCTCCCAGAGGGGATGATCGGGCGGCAGAGGTTCGGTCGCAAAGACGTCCGGGGCCGCGCCGGCGATCCGCCGAGACCGGAGCGCCTCCACCAGCGCGGCCTCGTCCACCACCGCCCCCCGCCCGACGTTGATGACGCGCGCCGCGGGCTTCATCCGCGCGAGCGCGGCCGCGCCGAAGAGGCCGCGGGTCTCGGAGGTGAGCGGAAGGGAGAGCACGACGTAATCGGCTCCGGGCAGGATCGCGTGAAGCTCGTCGATCGCCCCGACGCGCTCGAAGGCGGCGTCGGGACCGCCGGCCGAGGATTCCCGCGCCGCGGCCGGCCGGGCGCGGCGGGCGACGCCGATCACGCGCATCCCGGCGGCGCGGAGGAGTCTTCCGATCTCGCGGCCGATGCTGCCGGCCCCGACGACGATCGCGGTTTTGCCGTCGATGCGCTCGGTCTCCCGGTGCAGCCACTCGTGCCTGCGCTGCAGGTCGAACGTGCGCGGCATATCCTTCGCGAACGCCAGCACGAGCCCGAGTACGTACTCGGCGATGGCGCGGTCGAAGACGCCGCCGGAGTTCGTGAGGACGACGTCGCTGTGGACGAGCTCGGGAAAGAGCAGCGGATCGACGCCGGCGCCGCCGTGGTGGATCCAGCGGAGGCTGCGTGCGTGCGACCAGGCGTCGCGCAGCATTCCGGAACGGAAGTCGGCCACGAACAGGACCTGCGCGCCATCGAGCGCCGCGCGCAGCTCTTCGGTCGAGACGGCGTACCGGAGATCGGCACGCTCCGCCACCGGTTCGAGGCCGGCGGGCCGGTTCGTACCGTAGAGGACGACCGCGACCGGGCGCGAGCGGCCGTCGGACCCGGCGGTGCGGTCGCCGGGTCCGGACGTCACCTGCGCGCTCACGTTAGGGTTTGCCGTTCCCTATATAAATGAAGGGCGGCATGTCCGCCTTTGAGGGGCGTGACCACGAAACGAAACCGTACTTGTTGGTCTTGTCGATGCTCCCCTTGACCCACGGCTTCCACAGCTGCGTGACCGTCGGATGCCACAGGAACACCGCGGCGGGGTCGCGCACCAGAACGTCCTCGGCGCGCCGGTACATCGCGCAGCGCTGCGCGTCGCCCATGGTCGAGTTGCCCTGCATGACGGCCTTGTCGTAGTCCGCGTTCGACCACGGGTGCCGCCCGCCGCTCTTGTAGATGTTCATGAAGTTACTGGCGTCGGCGTAGTCGTACTCCCACGGAATCAGCACGAGCGGCAGGTCGTACTTGTTGAGCCGGTCCATGAACAGCTTCCGCTCCACATTCTGCACTCCGATGTCGACGCCGAGGTTCTGCTTCAGCATTGCCTGGATGGCTTCGCCCGCCGCCTGGATCGTCGGCGACGCGGCGCGGAGGTCAAGGTCGTATTTCGGGAAGCCGCGGCCGTCCGGGAACCCGGCCTCCGCGAGCAACCGTTTGGCCGCCGCCGGATCATACGGCTGCGCGTCCTTCAGCCTCGCGGGCTGCGCGCAGTGAAAGCCCGGCGGCAACATGCCGTAGGCCGGCACCGCCATGCCGCGGAGCACCGATTTGATGATGGCGTCACGGTCGATCGCCATTGCAAACGCCTTCCGCACCCGCGGATCCTTGAATGCCGTCTGGCCGCCGCCGAAGGCGACCCACCAGGTCTGGAAGTAGGGCCAGACGTGCGCCTCGCGCTTGAGGCGCGGATCGCTCTGGATGCGCGCGAGGTCCGACGGGCCGAGCGGACCCTCGTAGATCCAGGGGATCGCGTCGACCTCGTTCGCGAGGTACGCGGGGAAGAACGACTGGTCCTGGCCGATCTTGTAAACGATCCGCTCGAGATATGGCTTGCGAACGCCGGCGTATTGAGGATTTGCCACGAACACGAGCTGCTTATCCCGCTCCCACGACGCCAGCTTGAATGGGCCCGAAGACACCGCGGTGTCGGGCGCCTGCGACCAGGGGTCGCCGGCCTTGGAGACCACGTGCTCGGGCACGACGTACAAATCGCTCAAGAGCATGAGCAGGTACGGCGTCGGCTCGGCGGTCGTGAGCTGGAGCGTGGTCGCGTTGACCGCGACCGCGCCGATGTCTTCGAGCTTGGCCTTGCCCTCGTTGGCTTCCTTGAAGTTCTTGAGCGCCGAGAAATACCACGCCACGTCGAAGCCGGTCTCCGGGTTGGCCATGCGACGGATCGTGTAGACGAAGTCGGACGCGGTCAGCGGCACGCCGTCCGACCAGCGCAGCCCCGGCCGCAGCGTGAACGTCCACGTCCGGCCGTCCTGCGAAACGGTCCAGCGGGACGCCGAGAGCGGCTTGATGTCCGAGTTATAGTCCTGCATCACCAGCGGATCGCTCATCAGGCCCGGCATCCACTGGCCTTTCTGGACGGTCTTGCTCCAGTCGAGGTACGTCCCCTCGCGGCCGATCAGCGTGAGCACCTGTTTGGACGGCGGGGCGGCGTCGGCCGGAAGCGCCACGCCCACCGAGTTCACGGTGGCGGCGCCGACGGCCGGACCGTACCCCGGGCCGAAGACCGCGAGGACGATGAGAACGCCGGCTGCCACCCACCGGCTCAAGGGACGATCACCTATGTGACGCATCACGGTTCGCCTCCCCCCCAATGTCGATCCGCGTCGGGCGTCCGGGCCCGGCGGGCTACTGCTTCAACGCGCGGGGGTCCAACACATCGCGGACCCCGTCGCCGAGCAGCGTGAACCCCGCCATCGTGACCGCGATCGTCAGCGACGGAAACAGCGCAAGATGCCAATAGTAGCGGATGTTGGTGACGCCTTCGCCGACCATTTGCCCCCACGACGGCGTCGGGGCGCGCACGCCGAGGCCGAGAAACGAGAGCGCGGCCTCGGTGAAGATCGCCTGCGGGATGCCGAGCGTCACCGCGACGACGATCGGCGCGAGGATGTTCGGCAGCACGTGGCGCGTGACGACCGACACTTCGCCCGCGCCCCCGGCCCGCGCCGCCTCGACGTACTCGCGCTCGCGCTCCCGCAGGCACTGCGCGCGCGTGAGGCGGCAGATTGGGATCCACGCGTGGAAGCTGATCGCCAGCAAAATGTTGCCGAGGCCCGGGCCCAGCACGACCATGATGAGGAGCGCGAACAGCAGTTGCGGAAACGCGGTCAGCGTATCGACGAGGCGCATGATGAGAAAGTCGGTCCGGCCGCCGAGCACGCCGGCCGCGAGCCCGAGCGGGAGGCCGACCGCGAGCGCGATGGCCTGGGCCGTGAACCCCACGGCCAGCGACACGCGAGCACCGTAGACGATCCGGGTGTAGAAGTCGCGGCCGATGGCGTCTGTTCCGAGCCAGTGGGCGTTGGACGGGAATTGGTACGCTTCCCCGAAATTGGCGCGGTCGTACGGGCCGGGCGTGATCCAGGGCGCCGCGAGCGCGAGGGAGATCAGGAAGGCGACGACGACGGCGCCGCCCATTGCCATCCGATTGCGACGCAGCCGGCGCAGCCGGCCGCGGCGACCGGCGGGCGCCGGTGCGCCCGGGCGGCCGCCGCGTGCGATCACCGGGGAAGTGCCGAGGCCCGGGACGGACGCGCTCATCGGGGGGCGCTCACAGATCCGGACGCATCACGCATATCGGATGCGCGGGTCGGCGAAGAGATACAACAGGTCACTGACGAGATACATGAGGCTGACCAGCAACGCGGCGAGCAGCGCGAGGCCCATGATCATCGGATAGTCGCGGTCGTAGACGCTCGTGACGAAGTAGCGACCGAGCCCCGGCACGCGGTAGATTCCCTCGACGAAGATCGATCCGGTGAGGAGATCCGGAAACAGCGGTCCGATAACGGTGAGGAGCGGGACGAGGGCGTTGCGCAGCACGTGCCTGAGGACGACGCGCCGCGTCGCGAGGCCCTTCGCGCGGGCGGTGCGGACGTGGTCCGCGCCCAGGACCTCGAGGACGCTGACGCGAGTATAGCGTGCGACGAGCCCGAGAGGTGCGAGGCAGTAGGTCAGGGTCGGGAGGATCCACTGGCGCGGGGCCTCCCACCCGCCGGCCGGCAGCCATCCCAGCATCGTACTGAAGAGCAGAATCAACAGGCTGCCCAGCACGAAGTGCGGCACGACGAGGCCGAACACCGCAACACCCGTCGTGAGGTAGTCCACAACGGTGTTCTGGCGGAGCGCGGCCGCGACCCCCAGCGACAGCCCGCCCGCAAGCGCGATCGCGAGCGCCATCCCGCCGAGGTGCATCGTCACCGGCCAGACGCGGCTCAGCAGGTGCACCACGGACTCGCCCGGGCTTTGATACGAAACGCCGAAGTCGAGATGGGCGACGTTCCACACGAACCGGACATATTGTTCCGAGAGCGGCCGGTCGAGCCCGTAGCTGCGCAGGATATTGGCCTTGCTCGCGGGCGGAAGCGGCATCTTGTCCTCATCGAACGGCCCGCCCGGGATCGTGTGCATGACGATGAAGACGAAAAGCGAGATGATGAGCAACGTGCCGAGGATGGCGACAGTGCGGACGGCGAGATAGCGGCCCATGGCCTACTCTGGAAGGTGGATGCGGCGGGTCAGGCCGGCCGCGAGTTCGCTCAAAGCTGTGAGCGGGGCCCGCAGTGCCGAGGCCACGGACTGGCCGTCGCGGGTGGTGCGTTCGATCCGTGCGTAGGCGGCCGCGGCTTCATCGGCCAGCTTGGCTTCATCTAAATGCAGCGGCCGCCCGTGCTCGGCGAGGAGCCGGCCGCCGACGTAGACCCGCTCCAGGCTGCCGGCAAAGCCCGCGCCCGAGTAGGCGAGCTGATCAAGCCAGTCCGGCCCGGCGTAGCAGCCCGCGGCGGCGGGATTGACCACGAGGAAGTCCGCCCCCAGGCCGGCTTCGAGCCGGCCCGCGACGCCGCCGAACCCCAGGGCGGACGCCGCGTGTTCGGTCGCGGTCCACCAGGCCTCCGCCGGGGTGACCCACCGCGTGGACGGCTCGTCGGGCCGGCGCAGCGTCACGCCGACGCGCAGCGACGCAAGCCAGTCCTGAGACCCGCCGCAGTTGAACGCGTCCGTGCCGAAGGCGACGCGGACCTTTGCGTCGAGCGCCGCGCGCAGGTCGAAGTACCCGGCCCCGGTGGCGAGGTTGCTGCACGGATTGTGCACGACCGTCGCCCCCGCCCCGGCGATGCGCGCGCGGTCGGCGGCGTCGAGATGCACACAGTGCGCGAGCGTGGTGCGGGGCCCGAGCAGGCCCGCCGATTCGAGAACCCCAAGCGGATCTCCGCCGCGCCGCTGCACCCGGGACTCGAGAAGATGGGTGTGGATCGCCAGCCCGTGCTCCTTGGCCAGCGTCGAGAGGCCGGCGAGCAGCTCGGGTGTGCAACGCTCGGCGGTCGACGGCCCCACGAGCGTCCGCACGAATCCGCCGCCCCGCGTCCGGCGAACGAGCGACCGCATCGTCTCGAGCAGGTCCGCGGCGGCACGCGGCGCCCAGCGATCGGCGGCGGCGATCATCGCGTGAAGCGCCGGGTCGAGAATCGGAAGCGAGTCCGCGATCGTCCGGTCGCCGATCTGCGGGGCAAGCGCCACGCGCAGCCCTGTCTGCTCGTACGCCTCGACCGCGGCCTCGACGTGGTCCGCCGCAAGGCGGGCGTGGTCGAGGATCACCGTGACCCCGTTCCGCAGCGCGTCCGCCGCATGCAGGCGGGCCGCGAGCGCGCCGTCGGCCGGGGTCATGCCGCCCGCGTACGCGATCGCGCGGGGAAGCCACGGCTCCAGCGTGTCGTCGTTCATCGCGTGGCGGCAGACCTGCCCGTACGAGTGCGAGTGGGCGTTCACGAGTCCGGGCAGCACGAGACGGCCGGAGGCGTCGAGCACCTGCCGGGCGGCCGCGAAGGCGTCTACGGGGAGGCGGCCTCGAGGCTCGAGCGCGGTGATGCGTCCGCCCTCCACGAGCACGTCCAGCGCCTTGAACGACGGACGCGCGTCGCCGGGGGCGCGGGTGAAGACGGATCCGCCGGCGATCAGCAGGTCCGCGGTCATCGCCGCGGCGCTCGACGCCCTCGGTGGCGCGGCGGCGTCAAGAGACCGCGACCGCGCCTTTGAGTTTCGGCATGACGTCGGTGACGCAGCGCTCGAGTTGTCCGCGCTGGTCCGGCGAGGTGAACCGCATCACGACGGTGTTGCAGCCGGCCTCGACGAACGCCATCACCTTGTCGACAACCGCCGCGGGAGAGCCGAAGGCCAACCAGGAGTCCAGCTTCTGCGGGCTGATCCTTCCGGTCCCGTAATAGTGGTCCAGGAACTCGACCGCTTCGCGCTTCGCCTTGGCCTCATCGTCGTTGATGTTGACCATCAGGTGCAGGCTGTTGTGCGTGACCTCGTGCGCGCGCCCGTATTCCGCCGCGTAGTCCTGGACCTGGCGCCAGCGCGCGCGGAAGTCCGCGGGCGGCGTGCCGTCCGTCTGCCACCCGTCGGACAGCCGCGCGACGCGCCGCATCGCGCGCTCCGTCACGGCGGGATCGGGGCTCGTGGGGTTGACCGCCAGCACGATCGGAATCCGGCGTTCGGGCCGCGGCAGCAGATCGACGCGGTCGAAGCGATAGTACTTCCCGTGGTGGGTCACCGGGCCCGACCAAAACGCGCGCAGCAGCGCGATGCCCTCCTCGAGGCGGCCGATCCGCTCCTTGGACGCAACGCCCATCGCCGCCAGTTCCGCGGCGAACTGCGGCCCCATCTTATCGCTCCCCCCGGCGCAGACCGCGAGGATCGTTCGGCCGCCCGACGCGAGATCGAGGCTGGCCCACTGCAGCGCGAACACGAGCGGATGCCGCAGCGGAAAACTCGCGAGGCAGATCGTACCGAGCTTCAGGCGGCGCGTGCGTCCCGCGATCGCCGACAGCGTGACGATCGCCTCGAGGCGCGGCTTCGAGGTGAAGTTGTCCCCGACCCACACGGAGTCGAAGACGCCGGAGGCTTCGGCCTGATCCGCGGTTTCGAAGAGCACCCGCGGGTCGAGGCCGAAGAGGACGGCCCGGTTGGGCAGGCTGATTCCGAACTCAACTTGCCGGCGCGCCATTCATCGGCTCCTCGGTTCGACTTGGCCGAGCGGAGGAAACGCGGGCGGGCACATCTCCTCCGCGGCCCGGCCGCTGCCCTCCCACTCCGGCACGTCCGCCCAGAGACGCTCGCCCATGCGCTGCACGTCCGCCGACAGCCGCTCCCCGTCGACGCCGGCGACGGCGCCGGACGCCACGACGTGCCGGCCGTCCACCCAGACGTGTTCCGCGGGCCCGCCCGCGGCATAGTGAATGAGGCTGCGCACCGGATCGAGCACCGGCCCGACGCGCACCCGGTCCAGACGGTAGGCCGCGATGTCGGCCCGCGCGCCCGGAGCGAGGCGGCCGAGGTCGTCCCGCCCGAGCGCCGCGGCGGCGCCCAAGGTCGCCGCGTTGATCACGTCGGCGGGCTGCCCCGCCGTGAAGTCGCCCTCCACGAGCTTGCACACGTACGAGGCCCACCGCATCTCGTCGACGATGTCGCGCGGGCACGTGTCCGTGCCGATCGCGACGTTGACGCCGGCGCGCCGGTAGCGGTCGAACGAGTGAAGCGACCAGCCGCGCCGGGCCAGCGCGAGCGGGCAGTGCGCGACGTGGGCGCCGGACCCCGCGAGCAGATCCAGGTCGATCCGGCCCGGCGCCGGGGCGAGCGGGTGGTGGTCGAGAAAAATGGCGTGGCCCAGAATCGTCCGCGGCGTCAGCGCGCCGTTGGCGTGGAGCCACCGGATGGGCGTCAGCTGCGTCCGCCGGACCATCTCCGTGAACTCGAACAACCCCTGGGCGGCGTGGATCTGCACGCGGACCCCGAGATCCTCCGCCGCGCGCATGGTCGCGGCGAGGAGCGCGCCGCTGCAGGTGTCGGCGGCGTGCGGGCAGAGCATCCCGGTGACGAGCCCGCCTCCGTCGCGCGAGGCCTCCTCGACGAACCC from bacterium harbors:
- a CDS encoding amidohydrolase family protein, with product MTADLLIAGGSVFTRAPGDARPSFKALDVLVEGGRITALEPRGRLPVDAFAAARQVLDASGRLVLPGLVNAHSHSYGQVCRHAMNDDTLEPWLPRAIAYAGGMTPADGALAARLHAADALRNGVTVILDHARLAADHVEAAVEAYEQTGLRVALAPQIGDRTIADSLPILDPALHAMIAAADRWAPRAAADLLETMRSLVRRTRGGGFVRTLVGPSTAERCTPELLAGLSTLAKEHGLAIHTHLLESRVQRRGGDPLGVLESAGLLGPRTTLAHCVHLDAADRARIAGAGATVVHNPCSNLATGAGYFDLRAALDAKVRVAFGTDAFNCGGSQDWLASLRVGVTLRRPDEPSTRWVTPAEAWWTATEHAASALGFGGVAGRLEAGLGADFLVVNPAAAGCYAGPDWLDQLAYSGAGFAGSLERVYVGGRLLAEHGRPLHLDEAKLADEAAAAYARIERTTRDGQSVASALRAPLTALSELAAGLTRRIHLPE
- a CDS encoding LLM class flavin-dependent oxidoreductase, translating into MARRQVEFGISLPNRAVLFGLDPRVLFETADQAEASGVFDSVWVGDNFTSKPRLEAIVTLSAIAGRTRRLKLGTICLASFPLRHPLVFALQWASLDLASGGRTILAVCAGGSDKMGPQFAAELAAMGVASKERIGRLEEGIALLRAFWSGPVTHHGKYYRFDRVDLLPRPERRIPIVLAVNPTSPDPAVTERAMRRVARLSDGWQTDGTPPADFRARWRQVQDYAAEYGRAHEVTHNSLHLMVNINDDEAKAKREAVEFLDHYYGTGRISPQKLDSWLAFGSPAAVVDKVMAFVEAGCNTVVMRFTSPDQRGQLERCVTDVMPKLKGAVAVS
- a CDS encoding chlorohydrolase family protein translates to MTTAVKGEAVLAFDGRRHRLVPNGVVVFDGGTITYAGREYSGRVDTVVDTGRCLVLPGFVNVHTHGGAEPGGRLILDCGRADAFNTGYMNVQTARPGRRHIAQREDPALGARQYLAECVLHGSTTVVNVGQGGRELIAAAREIGVRLYAGPRYASAVYVEATPGRIEYRWDEARGEAGLREACGFVEEASRDGGGLVTGMLCPHAADTCSGALLAATMRAAEDLGVRVQIHAAQGLFEFTEMVRRTQLTPIRWLHANGALTPRTILGHAIFLDHHPLAPAPGRIDLDLLAGSGAHVAHCPLALARRGWSLHSFDRYRRAGVNVAIGTDTCPRDIVDEMRWASYVCKLVEGDFTAGQPADVINAATLGAAAALGRDDLGRLAPGARADIAAYRLDRVRVGPVLDPVRSLIHYAAGGPAEHVWVDGRHVVASGAVAGVDGERLSADVQRMGERLWADVPEWEGSGRAAEEMCPPAFPPLGQVEPRSR